CTAAGACAAGACCCACACTTTTACCCAGATGCGCTCATGCATGTACATGGCAGCAagaaataatttccttggcAAGGCAAGTCAGAATTGGGAACAGTCGAGAAGATATGGTTAGTAGCTCATGCTTGGAAATTATTGTGATCTTTTCCTGTGTGAGCTGAATGTGCACTCAAAGGCATCAAGGAACATGCACACGTGGAGCCTGAACCTCCGCATCCCATCTCTGCACCTCATCAGGGCATCGTCGACGAACCTGATGAACCTCTCGCTGTACTCGTTCCCCCGCCTGGTTTCGATGAGGTTGCAGAAGGTCGCCTCCAACATGATGAGCCATGGTTCGAAGTCGGTGATCTGGAATGACCGTCATGTCTCAAGCCACGACTTCGAAAGTGAACTGGTCCTCACTACTTTCTTGATGCTCAATGAGAAGGAgagaatgtgatgcttcacaTGCTCTGGTAGTGTCAAGATCTTATCATCACCATTCTCGGCTGCCGGCCTCTCCTCTCCACTCTTCGCCTTCCAGCCGACGGCGATCATTTCTCCAAACCCTATACTGGTGAAGATCAATGGTAAGATTATGGGTTTTGTCTTGACTGTTCTTGATTGTTGAGGCATTTAGTTCCAATTGTAACCCCCAAAGTTTCCTCTGCATCTCGAATTCCCCCCTCGCATCAATCTCATCAGGTGAAGATCGATGGTAAGTTGCTGCCTAGGCATCTTAGGTTTCAATTCAAGTCTCCTCCATGTCCCGGCCGTAATTATAGTAAGAAtgcattttatataaataatttaacaaatgttcaatattttaattataatttaagaTATGATGTGAACTCGATTAACCGCTCCAAGGCGCGAGCACCTTTCCTAGTTATAGCTAAAATCAAAACAAACAGGAGAAAATGTTGATTTTTGCACCGTATAACAAACATGTATGTATTAATCTTTTCTCTGAGAAgtttaaaaattacttaaattattcaatttaacATTTAATGAAGCATAATGACAATTTTCATGACTgtcataaataattatatttatcacTATTCTcgtgacatatatatatatatataatataacattgtatatacataaaaatatatgtatgaaaGCGGAATTGAGACGACCCGAGCTAGCTTGATGGTTTCACAACATCCATATTACTCAATGAATATTCTCGATTTCTcgaatttttataattttttacaatGATCTTTCTTATTCATTTCAAATTaacatttttaatttgaaaatttattttatgataagatttggataaaattatttttttaattatttgatatGAAGTTGTTGGTCAAAGAATGTTCAATTTATTACGAACTCTTgaactttttaaattgaataaatattttatgataagatgtagaaaaaacataatttttttccaatggGGATCTATTATCTGCACATATTTAATAAATCTTAAGCTTTTAGCGATTATAACCTTAAGTAATGTAATTCATctcaaacttttaaattttttattttatataaatattttaatttaatgcactgtgttttttttatgaCCGACCAATTTTTATaagatttattaatttttcaattttgtaaaaGTTATATTGAAAGATTTGGATAAAACataatattttgttaaattttttgatgAGATGTTTATTATTATGGAATATTCTATATATCATacttttttagtttttcaaattgaataatattttataatggtacaactaaatatttttcaattttagatttttaaaatttaaataatactTAATTAAACTCAAAGTaaacttcttaatttttataatattaattaatcaccaacttttaagttttaaattttatttttttaatgcacTAAGTGTTTCATACTGAGGCATTGTCGGGGCCTTCTATctagcatataaataaaatagaagcTGAGGTGGGACAAGCAAGATGGGCTCAGATTTCCTTTAGccaatgaaattttctcccttttttaGTATTAATCAGATTTTAAATAACATTATCCAATAACTCTCGAggctttttattattattttaatatcgTTGTTTAAAATTAGAacttcaattatttttaattttaaataaaaatgtgaTTATCTATAGTATatcttttgaattttcataatttttaatgttcatacgcataatatatttttatttttataaaaacttttaaatgaTATATGCACGGCATATTAGACGATAATATGACtgattcattaatttaattaaagatTTTATACCCAGGCGCAGACCTTCTGTCTTGTATGGtatgtataaaatattttacgaATCAACATAAGTGATTAACATTCAACAGGGGCAATATTTCAAACCGGCAGCATAGGTGGCCAGGTAGTTGTTGCCCGGTTTCTTGATTTGAAAGTTTTATTTGACTGGATGACAGATGAATTCTTGCTTAATATAGCCGTTAATAGCAACGGCTGCGATGGGAGTACAAGCTGTCTTATTACCTTCTCCaatagtttttcttttgaatgAATGGATGGCTTAAATTTGTCATCTCTTAATTAAGGGTCTGAGAGATATACTCCTTTTCCTTGTCAAGAAAACAGATCCAAAGGAAACACACGACCAACTCGAGGGCGAAATCGAAGAGAAGACTATTGGCCTTTCCTCTGCTGCCGCGGCAGCTGCTGGATCGGTTCAACTCGTTTGTGAGATTCCTACCATCCTTTAAGGTAAAGTACGTGATGGCTATTTGGTTTGTTTTGTCATAACCTACCTCTGTGTTCGGTTTCTCGGttgtttcttgattttttttccctcctttcATTCCCTCCACCAGAAGGCCAAATTTGACCATGGCCGCCCAAGGCTTCCAAGTCGACCTGAGTAAACCCCTAGTATGCCAGGTTGGGCATCTCCGCGAAGATTATGAGGAGTGGGTTCACCAGCCTATTGTGAGCAAAGAAGGGCCTCGGTTTTTCGAAAGTGACATTTTGGAGGTAATTAATATTCAGTGTCAACCGGTCGGGCTGTTCGATTGATTCTCTAATCCAATATTGACGAATGCATATTTCCGATATATCAGTTCTTCACCAAGACGAGATGGTGGGTGGTCCCCATCGTTTGGGTTCCAGTGGTGTGCTGGTTCGTCTCATTATCTGCCGGCATGGGACACTCCTCTCCTCAGCTCATACTATTGGTTTCGACCGGGGTTGCTGTGTGGACGCTGTCGGAATACACATTGCACCGGTTCCTCTTCCACGTCAAGACCAAGAACTACTGGTAACCGATCGAAGCAACACATTATTCTCTGTAtcgttatttttctttccatcttACTTCCTGGATCCCACCGCTTAACCGAATCTTTATACATATGCAGGACAAATACCATGCATTATCTTCTTCATGGCTGCCACCACAAGCATCCCATGGATGGCCTGCGGCTCGTGTTCCCCCCCGCAGCAACTGCTATTCTTGCTGTTCCGGTACTCTCTCATTCTTTCACAGGCCATATGAcattttgttctttcttttttcttttcgtgaTTGGAAAAAATATTACGTTGGTTGATAATGTCATCCTGTGTTTTTTGCTTTTAATCTTGTTCGATTTTCCAATTGTTGTTTTTATGTTGATACTAGGTGTGGAGCCTCATTAGGGTGTTGTCCACTCCATCAACTGCTCCTGCAATATTTGCTGGATGTCTATTGGGCTACATAATGTATGACCTTACGCATTACTACCTTCACCACGGCCAACCATCAAGCCAAATGACCAAAAAACTAAAGGTAAATATTATTCGAGCGACATTTTCCGACAACATTGACTCACAATGTTATTTTAATGCCACCGAACTGAGAGATATTTGATTCGTTACTGCAGAAATACCACTTGAATCACCATTACCGAATGCAGAACTTGGGTTTTGGGATCACTTCGCCACTGTGGGATAGGGTGTTTGGGACATTTCCTCCACCTATCACGACTGAGAAACGCCGATAATCCCGTTATGACAACAAAATTTAATGTTTTAGTTTAGATAGTTCCGGTATGGCCATAAATCTGTTCATATCTTCACTTTTGGCTGTTCAACTGTTCCATATTGCAGATCTGTCAAAGGGATACATGAACTGAGCATTATTTGGTATATAAAGTATATGCTGttacaaaattattttggGTTCTTTCTTGCGCAAAATAATGTTCTGCTTCAATAGAACAGAGgacacgcacacacacacacatatatatatcattgcaTAGATCGAACTGTAGAATAGAATCACTTTGAAGATTATAAGAATGAAATCGACCTTTTGTTCCTTATGTCAAGCTTATTAGGAGATACAACCCTGCAAAGCTATGCCTCAGCTCAATATATAACGGTCAAGTGCCAACACCACCGGTCCCTGGGAGCAGATCTTGATGACGGATATA
Above is a window of Punica granatum isolate Tunisia-2019 chromosome 7, ASM765513v2, whole genome shotgun sequence DNA encoding:
- the LOC116213275 gene encoding dihydroceramide fatty acyl 2-hydroxylase FAH1-like, with protein sequence MAAQGFQVDLSKPLVCQVGHLREDYEEWVHQPIVSKEGPRFFESDILEFFTKTRWWVVPIVWVPVVCWFVSLSAGMGHSSPQLILLVSTGVAVWTLSEYTLHRFLFHVKTKNYWTNTMHYLLHGCHHKHPMDGLRLVFPPAATAILAVPVWSLIRVLSTPSTAPAIFAGCLLGYIMYDLTHYYLHHGQPSSQMTKKLKKYHLNHHYRMQNLGFGITSPLWDRVFGTFPPPITTEKRR